In Vibrio sp. NTOU-M3, the following proteins share a genomic window:
- a CDS encoding PTS sugar transporter subunit IIB, whose translation MKVFLCCAAGMSTSMLVSKMEQSAKEKGVECEISAHSIAEFEECLKWSDVCLVAPQVRFKYEEFKRAANEQGKGCGLIDMMNYGLLNGEAVLEQAIALFNAHSTTTES comes from the coding sequence ATGAAAGTTTTTTTATGTTGTGCGGCCGGCATGTCTACCAGCATGCTAGTCAGTAAGATGGAACAAAGCGCGAAAGAGAAAGGGGTGGAGTGTGAAATCTCAGCCCACTCGATCGCTGAGTTTGAAGAGTGCTTAAAGTGGAGTGATGTTTGTTTGGTCGCCCCACAGGTACGATTCAAATACGAAGAATTTAAGCGTGCAGCCAATGAGCAAGGGAAGGGATGCGGGCTTATCGATATGATGAACTATGGCTTATTGAATGGTGAAGCAGTACTTGAGCAAGCGATAGCACTTTTTAATGCACACAGTACAACAACGGAGAGCTAA
- a CDS encoding PTS sugar transporter subunit IIC, translating into MAFFDKVLSFVENVVAPVAGKISAQRHVNAIKDGFVSTMPFLIVGSLLLVLAFPPSEGNFFFDGWHGLIAAIGKDNIMAPFQLSMGIFALYATFGIAFSLAESYKLRAMNTGMLAMFAFLLSVAPMVNVEIGGVLPGAFLGGTGAFTAILCGLLVPEMQRLLIKYNIRIKMPDAVPPKISASFDLLIPIVFISVIIMSINVFLGQYDLKIPTAIMQLFQPLVLASDSYIACLIAVLIVQILWFSGIHGGSVVGGIIGPMLLINLGLNQDALAAGEPLPAIFINPVMDFFIFVGGAGGTWGLVVLMMRSKATQLKTIGKMSIVPGTFNINEPVIFGTPIVMNPIYFIPWLLAPTINTSIVWLAFKTGFVAKIIAIPPWTMPAPIGAIIATNSGTAALVVLSSIIISALVFYPFLKIHERQLLKEENAMNEATATPTGATEAQGELAR; encoded by the coding sequence ATGGCGTTTTTCGATAAGGTATTAAGTTTTGTAGAAAATGTAGTTGCACCGGTGGCGGGTAAAATCTCTGCTCAGCGGCATGTTAATGCGATTAAAGATGGCTTTGTATCAACCATGCCATTTTTGATTGTGGGCTCTTTACTTTTGGTGCTTGCGTTCCCGCCCTCTGAAGGTAATTTCTTTTTTGATGGCTGGCACGGTTTAATTGCAGCAATCGGTAAAGATAACATCATGGCACCTTTCCAACTGAGTATGGGGATCTTTGCTCTTTACGCGACCTTTGGTATTGCTTTTAGCTTGGCAGAGTCATACAAACTTCGTGCAATGAACACTGGTATGTTGGCGATGTTCGCCTTTTTGCTCTCGGTTGCGCCGATGGTGAATGTAGAAATTGGTGGTGTGTTACCCGGCGCGTTTTTAGGTGGCACAGGGGCATTCACGGCCATTTTATGCGGTTTATTAGTGCCAGAAATGCAGCGTTTGCTGATCAAATACAACATTCGTATCAAAATGCCGGATGCGGTACCGCCAAAGATTTCAGCGTCGTTCGATTTGCTGATCCCTATTGTGTTTATTTCTGTGATCATCATGTCGATCAACGTGTTCCTTGGTCAGTACGATTTGAAGATCCCAACAGCAATCATGCAGCTGTTCCAGCCTCTAGTTTTAGCTTCTGATAGCTACATTGCCTGTTTAATTGCGGTACTGATTGTCCAAATTCTTTGGTTTAGTGGTATTCACGGCGGATCGGTAGTCGGCGGTATTATTGGCCCAATGTTATTAATTAACCTTGGCTTAAACCAAGATGCATTAGCTGCGGGTGAGCCGCTTCCTGCGATTTTCATTAACCCTGTTATGGACTTCTTCATTTTCGTCGGTGGTGCTGGTGGTACATGGGGTCTAGTGGTGTTAATGATGCGCTCAAAAGCCACTCAACTAAAAACCATCGGTAAGATGTCGATTGTTCCGGGTACATTTAACATCAATGAGCCTGTTATCTTCGGTACACCGATTGTCATGAACCCAATCTACTTCATTCCTTGGTTGCTAGCGCCAACCATCAATACATCAATCGTTTGGCTGGCATTTAAGACAGGTTTTGTTGCCAAGATCATTGCAATCCCACCATGGACAATGCCAGCACCAATTGGCGCAATCATTGCGACCAACTCAGGTACAGCGGCACTTGTAGTATTGAGCAGTATCATTATCAGCGCATTGGTGTTCTACCCATTCTTGAAAATTCATGAGAGACAACTGCTGAAAGAAGAGAATGCAATGAATGAAGCCACTGCGACACCAACTGGTGCCACCGAAGCACAAGGAGAGTTGGCGCGATGA
- a CDS encoding MarR family winged helix-turn-helix transcriptional regulator encodes MSVTFDRQTSFGWMINVIANQASKKFDSELKKHGLTIALWPTMMCLWEEEGVTQKDIAIKSKVESSTTTRTLDKLEKLGLVIRQDDPNSRRSFRIFLTDEGKQLKDVLLPIPVAVNKELMSSLEPDEQKQMIALLQKMVAAI; translated from the coding sequence ATGAGTGTAACATTTGATAGGCAAACTAGTTTTGGATGGATGATTAATGTAATTGCAAACCAGGCATCAAAGAAGTTTGATTCTGAATTAAAGAAACATGGTCTTACAATCGCCCTATGGCCAACAATGATGTGCTTATGGGAAGAAGAGGGAGTAACACAGAAAGATATTGCTATCAAATCTAAAGTTGAAAGTTCAACGACAACCAGAACATTGGATAAACTGGAAAAACTAGGTTTAGTCATACGCCAAGATGACCCGAATAGCCGCCGTTCTTTCAGAATATTCTTGACGGATGAAGGCAAGCAATTGAAGGATGTGTTATTGCCAATCCCGGTCGCGGTAAATAAAGAACTCATGAGCTCATTGGAGCCTGATGAGCAAAAGCAAATGATCGCTCTTTTGCAAAAAATGGTCGCGGCGATTTGA
- a CDS encoding winged helix-turn-helix transcriptional regulator, producing the protein MKPTNDFLRSGCPIANGLDIFGDKWTLIILRDLLCGKTTYSELANSPEAIPTNRLADRLKMLELNGMLRKELYQTKPKRYKYQLTPKGEDTLPILQAISRWGNKHIEGTWIPPEWFMNAK; encoded by the coding sequence GTGAAGCCTACCAATGACTTTCTGCGCTCTGGTTGCCCTATTGCAAATGGCTTAGACATTTTCGGGGATAAATGGACATTAATTATTCTAAGAGACTTACTCTGTGGTAAAACCACATACAGTGAGCTTGCTAACTCACCTGAAGCGATCCCAACAAACCGTCTCGCAGACAGATTAAAAATGCTTGAACTCAATGGCATGCTGCGTAAAGAGCTGTATCAAACCAAACCTAAGCGATATAAATACCAGCTGACACCAAAAGGTGAAGACACATTGCCCATCCTCCAAGCAATTTCTCGTTGGGGGAACAAACACATCGAAGGAACTTGGATCCCTCCAGAATGGTTTATGAATGCAAAGTAA
- a CDS encoding HAD family hydrolase — translation MLSPIKNVVFDVGNVLVRWAPEEIVRLTFGNDVDVQVKAKAIFGHELWLALNRGEFTEEDVKKQYQIELGLSEDELDTLFFYVKESLIPIYGSLALLRALKSQGYKVYALTDNVHEIVTFLKQRYEFWHEFDGAIVSAEVGCLKPGKEIYHHLLAQYDLNPEQTVFLDDMLPNVEGAQQVGIHGIQFLNAQQATQALNKLGVTV, via the coding sequence ATGCTTAGTCCAATTAAAAATGTGGTTTTTGATGTTGGCAATGTGCTGGTGCGCTGGGCACCAGAAGAGATTGTGCGATTGACGTTTGGTAATGATGTTGATGTACAAGTAAAAGCTAAAGCGATTTTTGGTCATGAACTTTGGTTGGCGCTCAATCGTGGAGAATTTACCGAAGAAGACGTCAAAAAGCAGTATCAAATCGAGCTAGGGCTATCTGAAGATGAGTTAGATACGTTGTTTTTCTACGTAAAGGAAAGCTTAATTCCTATCTATGGTTCATTAGCGCTTTTAAGAGCACTCAAAAGTCAGGGATATAAAGTCTATGCGTTGACCGACAACGTGCATGAAATTGTTACGTTTCTTAAGCAGCGTTATGAGTTTTGGCATGAGTTTGATGGTGCGATTGTTTCTGCTGAAGTGGGTTGTTTAAAACCGGGAAAAGAGATCTATCATCACTTACTTGCGCAATATGATCTAAACCCAGAACAAACGGTTTTTCTCGATGATATGTTGCCAAACGTTGAAGGGGCTCAGCAAGTTGGTATCCATGGTATTCAGTTTTTAAATGCGCAGCAAGCAACACAAGCGTTGAACAAACTTGGCGTCACGGTTTAG
- a CDS encoding LacI family DNA-binding transcriptional regulator, translated as MATISDVSRMAGVSKATVSRVINGTGQVKESTRLLVESVMKELNYKPSSVAQALATRSGNSIGLVLSDFTGSYFGLLLKQASESAEQMGKQLLIADGHNQAESELHAVHSLVEKKCDVVILYSRMLSEEQVIALNQSIDVPLVNVGRRLPQSAGFSVSFDQQHAVAMAVEHLVLLGHQSITYVGPAPKTPTSVSRLAGFQSAIQSYALQKVSGNHVPCNFGFIEGYAAGKVLLNEGELPPAIVTASDDIAVGCIKAFAEQGIVVPDDVSIVSIDNDPCSAFVTPSLTTVDLPIQAITERAMEVAQQLIQGQPIPPVEVIQGSLVPRDSAKTISL; from the coding sequence ATGGCGACCATTTCAGATGTGTCTCGCATGGCTGGCGTATCCAAAGCAACAGTATCACGCGTGATTAATGGCACAGGACAAGTCAAAGAGAGTACGCGTCTTTTAGTCGAATCGGTGATGAAGGAGCTGAATTACAAACCCAGCTCGGTAGCACAGGCTTTGGCGACTCGCAGTGGTAATAGCATTGGTCTGGTGCTGTCTGACTTTACGGGGAGTTATTTTGGGCTGTTGCTCAAACAAGCTTCCGAGAGTGCAGAACAAATGGGTAAACAGCTGCTGATTGCTGATGGACACAATCAAGCAGAAAGTGAACTACATGCTGTGCATTCTCTTGTCGAGAAAAAATGTGATGTGGTTATTTTGTATAGCCGAATGCTTTCTGAAGAGCAGGTGATAGCGCTTAATCAATCCATTGATGTGCCTTTGGTTAACGTGGGTAGACGATTACCGCAGTCTGCGGGATTTTCTGTCAGTTTTGATCAACAGCATGCGGTGGCTATGGCTGTTGAACACTTGGTTTTATTGGGGCACCAATCCATCACTTATGTTGGCCCTGCGCCTAAAACACCTACATCAGTTTCTCGTTTAGCTGGGTTTCAATCGGCTATCCAGAGCTACGCTTTGCAAAAGGTATCGGGTAACCACGTGCCTTGTAATTTTGGCTTTATCGAAGGTTATGCTGCGGGTAAGGTTCTGCTCAATGAAGGCGAGTTACCTCCTGCCATTGTGACTGCGTCAGACGATATTGCAGTGGGCTGCATTAAAGCTTTCGCAGAGCAGGGCATTGTTGTCCCTGATGATGTGTCTATTGTCAGTATTGATAATGATCCGTGCAGTGCTTTTGTCACGCCATCTTTGACAACAGTGGATCTTCCAATCCAAGCCATAACCGAACGAGCAATGGAAGTTGCTCAGCAATTGATTCAAGGCCAACCGATTCCTCCAGTGGAAGTCATCCAAGGCAGCTTGGTCCCACGCGATTCTGCAAAAACGATTTCCCTTTAA
- a CDS encoding DUF1059 domain-containing protein gives MKTMTCVQLGGACDKSFSADTFEEIVEMSKQHGMEMYQQQDAKHLEAMGKIQQLMQDPQAMQAWFQSKKNEFESLADD, from the coding sequence ATGAAAACCATGACATGTGTACAGCTTGGAGGAGCTTGCGATAAATCATTTAGCGCAGACACTTTCGAAGAAATTGTTGAGATGAGTAAGCAGCATGGTATGGAAATGTACCAGCAGCAAGATGCCAAGCACCTTGAAGCGATGGGTAAAATTCAGCAGCTCATGCAAGACCCACAAGCAATGCAAGCTTGGTTCCAGAGCAAGAAAAATGAATTTGAATCATTGGCAGACGATTAG
- a CDS encoding cytochrome b/b6 domain-containing protein translates to MKVWDLATRLYHWLQAVLCIALLASGFSGNGPHVQIGLAIFTLVLWRLIWGVTGSQTSRFREFVRSPTTVIRYLRGKESSGVGHNPAGGWMVVMMITALLLQCISGMAIAGFLDNIPVINSLITDNVFSVLESMHMALARIIPALVLIHVGAILVYKLRSKPLVLAMFTGVQNEASDRETLYFASNLKALFVLMAALLVTILLVAIA, encoded by the coding sequence ATGAAAGTGTGGGATTTGGCGACACGCCTTTATCATTGGCTTCAAGCTGTTTTATGCATTGCTTTGTTAGCCTCAGGGTTTTCAGGAAATGGGCCTCATGTCCAAATTGGTTTAGCCATATTTACGTTAGTCTTATGGCGACTGATCTGGGGAGTTACCGGAAGCCAAACCAGTCGATTCCGTGAATTTGTTCGTTCTCCAACCACTGTTATTCGCTATTTGCGTGGTAAAGAGTCATCGGGCGTTGGTCATAATCCCGCAGGGGGATGGATGGTTGTAATGATGATCACCGCGCTATTGTTGCAGTGTATTTCAGGGATGGCGATCGCGGGTTTTCTTGACAATATTCCAGTGATTAATTCTCTCATAACAGACAACGTTTTTTCAGTGCTTGAATCTATGCATATGGCTTTGGCTCGCATAATCCCTGCTCTAGTCCTTATTCACGTTGGCGCGATACTTGTTTACAAGCTTCGTTCTAAACCGCTTGTTCTGGCGATGTTTACTGGTGTACAGAATGAAGCGTCTGATCGCGAAACACTGTATTTCGCCTCGAACCTTAAGGCACTTTTCGTGCTAATGGCAGCTCTATTGGTTACTATACTTCTCGTAGCTATAGCATGA
- a CDS encoding dihydrodipicolinate synthase, translated as MKKRIFDYTAEDLRHASRKQIVNSIRNSEGRTLMVENVVAITPPLDVVSGAEIAAAFGADMITLNCLDVMKPAIKILSENPDETMSVAEVKAATGRLIGCNLEPIPDDVKHVDVGRTVTKETVQKAVELGLDYVMLTGNPGNCVTQETILDAISLVRSVSQELIIVAGKMHAGGVGNDYNLSIVPAFAEAGADIMMFPAPYTTPGVDPTLAREMMSAVHKTGMLGMLAIGTSQEGADESYIEQVAIAAKAAGADVVHIGDGGYSGIAPPENIMKLGVTLRGRRHQYKRMANRR; from the coding sequence ATGAAGAAGCGCATATTTGATTACACAGCTGAAGACCTTCGTCATGCATCGCGCAAGCAAATCGTCAACAGTATTCGCAATTCTGAAGGGCGAACACTGATGGTCGAAAATGTAGTCGCGATTACGCCACCACTCGATGTTGTTTCGGGAGCTGAAATTGCGGCGGCGTTTGGTGCTGATATGATCACGCTAAATTGTCTCGATGTGATGAAACCAGCAATTAAGATTTTGTCCGAGAATCCTGATGAAACCATGTCTGTTGCCGAAGTGAAAGCGGCCACAGGCCGGTTGATTGGGTGTAACCTCGAGCCTATCCCCGATGATGTAAAACACGTTGATGTCGGCCGGACCGTGACAAAGGAGACCGTTCAAAAAGCAGTAGAACTGGGATTGGATTATGTGATGCTGACCGGAAACCCGGGTAACTGTGTCACACAGGAAACGATCCTAGATGCGATTTCTTTAGTCCGTAGTGTGTCGCAAGAGCTGATCATCGTTGCCGGTAAAATGCATGCGGGGGGGGTCGGGAACGACTATAATCTCAGTATTGTTCCTGCTTTTGCTGAAGCGGGCGCTGACATCATGATGTTCCCTGCGCCTTATACCACTCCGGGGGTTGATCCAACATTAGCGCGTGAAATGATGTCTGCAGTTCATAAAACGGGCATGCTTGGAATGTTGGCTATTGGCACTTCTCAAGAAGGTGCCGATGAATCCTATATTGAACAAGTCGCCATCGCGGCTAAGGCTGCTGGTGCGGACGTAGTGCATATTGGTGATGGTGGCTACAGTGGTATTGCACCACCAGAAAACATCATGAAGCTAGGCGTTACCTTACGTGGTCGACGCCATCAATATAAGCGAATGGCCAATCGGCGATAG
- a CDS encoding family 20 glycosylhydrolase has product MNKVKFPLKLLTIALASQFASAPLVFADTPHPQADKLDLLWQVIDHDIGENIFLGSLTITNNGNEALGDKNWSLYFNSVRPPASVLPEADPNGENARLQLAQQNVSVRNADTAKSGDYFVLEPVAGFEPIYPGESREIMITAQYWQMLKNDSPSGFHISFDGATPQAVSVDVFMDPANPKHTRQSIHDTKPVETPALRFAGNNSAQVTLSIQHQVVPQLQSVEPTNGAFLTLLGWVASIQAPESLGTEAAYLQSALKDLVQGEFPINAANPDPGHLITLKVNPNLDTDGDGAADSEGYKLDVDPFKGITIEGKDAAGVFYGIQTLRQLIPEDVYKDSVGANKKQHAVIPAFSAKDAPRFEYRGMMLDVSRNFQSKETVLKLIDLLAYYKINKFEMNVANDEGWRIEIPGIPELTEFGSKRGYDVEEKQMLHTFMGASNGFAAGDGIEGKPADATEANKGVPPQFQGFEIAQQNYLGEGWGYYTVEDFKEILKYAADRHIDVILEYDFPAHARAAIKAMEYRYNKYKDSDPVEANRYRLIDPLNESKFYTPQFYTDNMVNPALESTFAFLEKVISETKKMYDAVPEAKMTRLHGGGDELPHLGPNEWWSKSPLVQENPVTAGKTDPELFDYFFTRWASIIRQNGFQMASWGDVLTHNGTGQADYGELYPLFWNNVWGWGNEHQAYVFANKGYKVVLSHATNLYFDLAYAKHPEEVGYHWAGYTDTKKAFEYRPFNIYANGKTDKLGNPVPWNPNWVNLSEEGKKNVVGLQGQLFAENLKSPEIMEYLTFPKLLGVAERAWVTNMPVEDAPDATGKTSMDRAWDTFTNTLGQYALDKLEYVQPVDIYNQIPSQHGVNYRVPLPGAVVEAGVLKVNNRFPGLETQYSLDDGETWIPYYGPVDVSHAEKVKTRTITASGRSSRVDYVAQ; this is encoded by the coding sequence ATGAATAAGGTTAAATTTCCTCTTAAACTCTTAACCATTGCGTTGGCATCGCAGTTTGCATCAGCACCTTTGGTATTTGCTGACACCCCCCATCCTCAAGCCGATAAACTCGATTTGTTATGGCAAGTGATTGACCATGATATCGGTGAAAATATATTTCTGGGCAGCCTAACAATCACGAATAATGGTAATGAAGCATTAGGTGATAAAAATTGGTCTCTGTATTTTAACTCTGTCCGTCCACCTGCGTCGGTATTACCTGAAGCCGACCCTAATGGGGAGAATGCTCGTCTGCAACTTGCACAACAAAATGTTTCTGTTCGAAATGCAGATACAGCAAAAAGTGGTGATTATTTTGTGCTTGAGCCTGTTGCTGGCTTTGAACCTATTTATCCGGGTGAGTCTCGTGAAATCATGATCACCGCACAATATTGGCAAATGTTGAAAAACGACTCACCATCAGGTTTCCACATTTCGTTTGATGGTGCTACACCACAGGCTGTGTCTGTCGATGTGTTTATGGACCCTGCGAATCCTAAACACACGCGTCAAAGCATTCATGATACGAAACCCGTCGAAACACCAGCCCTTCGTTTTGCGGGGAATAATTCTGCTCAGGTTACGTTGTCGATTCAGCACCAAGTGGTCCCTCAATTGCAATCCGTTGAACCAACAAATGGCGCGTTCCTGACCTTACTTGGTTGGGTGGCTTCTATCCAAGCGCCTGAAAGCCTCGGCACAGAAGCGGCATATTTACAAAGTGCGCTTAAGGACTTAGTTCAAGGTGAGTTTCCTATTAATGCCGCCAATCCTGATCCCGGCCATTTGATCACATTGAAGGTTAATCCAAATTTGGATACGGATGGTGATGGTGCTGCTGATAGTGAAGGGTATAAGCTCGATGTTGACCCTTTTAAAGGCATTACCATTGAAGGTAAGGACGCTGCGGGTGTGTTTTATGGTATTCAAACCTTGCGTCAATTGATTCCCGAAGATGTTTATAAAGACTCTGTTGGTGCTAACAAGAAGCAACATGCGGTGATCCCAGCGTTTAGTGCTAAAGATGCTCCGCGTTTTGAGTACCGTGGCATGATGTTGGATGTGTCGCGTAACTTCCAAAGTAAGGAAACAGTACTGAAGCTGATTGACTTGCTTGCCTACTACAAAATCAACAAGTTTGAGATGAACGTTGCCAATGACGAAGGTTGGCGAATTGAAATTCCGGGCATTCCAGAACTGACTGAGTTTGGCTCAAAACGAGGCTACGATGTCGAAGAGAAGCAAATGCTGCATACCTTTATGGGGGCCAGCAATGGTTTTGCAGCCGGTGATGGTATTGAAGGCAAGCCTGCGGATGCCACGGAAGCAAACAAAGGTGTACCGCCGCAATTCCAAGGGTTTGAAATTGCTCAGCAAAACTATCTGGGTGAAGGTTGGGGTTATTATACGGTTGAAGACTTTAAAGAAATATTGAAGTACGCCGCTGATCGCCATATTGATGTGATCTTGGAATATGATTTCCCTGCGCATGCACGAGCGGCAATTAAGGCTATGGAATATCGTTATAACAAATACAAAGACAGCGATCCGGTGGAGGCAAATCGTTATCGCTTGATTGATCCATTGAACGAATCCAAATTCTATACGCCTCAATTTTACACTGACAACATGGTTAACCCTGCGTTAGAAAGTACTTTTGCATTCTTAGAGAAGGTCATCAGTGAAACCAAGAAAATGTACGATGCGGTTCCTGAAGCCAAAATGACGCGATTGCATGGTGGTGGTGATGAGCTCCCACACCTTGGACCTAATGAATGGTGGTCGAAATCACCTTTGGTTCAGGAAAACCCAGTAACAGCAGGTAAAACTGACCCAGAGTTATTCGATTACTTCTTTACTCGTTGGGCATCCATTATTCGTCAAAATGGATTCCAGATGGCAAGTTGGGGAGACGTGTTAACCCATAATGGGACTGGTCAAGCGGACTACGGTGAGCTGTATCCACTATTCTGGAACAACGTATGGGGCTGGGGTAATGAGCATCAAGCGTATGTGTTTGCAAACAAAGGCTATAAGGTGGTGCTGTCTCATGCAACCAACTTATATTTCGATTTAGCTTATGCCAAGCATCCGGAGGAAGTCGGGTATCACTGGGCCGGTTACACCGATACTAAGAAAGCATTTGAGTATCGCCCATTTAATATTTATGCCAATGGTAAAACCGACAAGCTGGGTAATCCGGTTCCTTGGAATCCGAATTGGGTGAATTTAAGTGAAGAAGGGAAAAAGAATGTGGTCGGTCTGCAAGGTCAGCTATTTGCTGAAAACTTAAAGTCGCCAGAGATCATGGAATATCTTACTTTCCCTAAATTATTGGGTGTTGCTGAGCGTGCTTGGGTGACCAATATGCCAGTAGAAGACGCACCTGATGCAACAGGGAAAACCTCGATGGATCGAGCGTGGGATACCTTCACGAATACGTTGGGTCAGTATGCATTAGACAAGTTGGAATACGTCCAGCCTGTTGATATTTACAATCAAATTCCAAGTCAACACGGTGTGAACTATCGAGTTCCTCTTCCTGGTGCGGTTGTAGAAGCAGGAGTGTTGAAAGTGAATAATCGATTCCCTGGCTTAGAAACCCAGTATTCGTTGGATGATGGTGAAACGTGGATTCCTTACTATGGACCTGTCGATGTCAGTCATGCCGAAAAGGTAAAAACTCGAACCATTACGGCCTCTGGTCGCAGTAGTCGAGTGGATTACGTCGCGCAATAA
- a CDS encoding PTS lactose/cellobiose transporter subunit IIA has translation MSFEIKAPEDITEEFLMMLLCQVGEARSACMEAMSLARQDKFHKAKELLAAADEALIAVHKSQTSLIGFDEGAGKVPMTLILTHIQDHIMTTMLCREMAEEVIAIHKKLEKVIQHEEAHI, from the coding sequence ATGAGTTTTGAAATTAAAGCACCCGAAGATATTACAGAAGAGTTCTTGATGATGCTGCTATGTCAGGTAGGAGAGGCGCGTTCAGCTTGTATGGAAGCGATGTCTCTTGCTCGTCAGGACAAATTTCACAAGGCAAAAGAGTTACTTGCGGCGGCAGATGAAGCACTGATTGCTGTACACAAGTCACAAACCTCGTTGATTGGTTTTGATGAGGGAGCTGGCAAAGTGCCGATGACCTTGATTTTGACCCACATACAAGATCACATCATGACAACCATGTTATGCCGTGAGATGGCAGAAGAAGTCATCGCTATTCATAAGAAACTGGAAAAGGTAATTCAACATGAAGAAGCGCATATTTGA
- a CDS encoding cytochrome c, with translation MKKYFLGVLLLAPLWSQAQNFDSQIEQRQQAFKSIEQQSERVESLLDNHDLQWNEIIKASEQLVSHSQSLFGLFPTGSDSNSKAKIEIWQDSEKFHNLLHQMILGFTQLNLGAQNQNQTLSQQGLEAAQKTCRNCHRTYRSRW, from the coding sequence ATGAAAAAGTATTTTCTTGGCGTTTTGCTGCTTGCCCCACTTTGGAGCCAAGCGCAAAACTTCGACTCTCAAATAGAGCAACGTCAGCAAGCCTTCAAATCAATTGAGCAACAAAGTGAACGAGTGGAAAGCTTGCTCGATAATCACGATCTGCAATGGAATGAGATCATTAAAGCCAGTGAACAATTAGTCTCACACAGCCAATCCTTATTCGGGTTATTTCCAACAGGGAGTGACTCAAACAGCAAAGCAAAAATTGAAATATGGCAAGACTCTGAAAAGTTTCACAATTTACTCCACCAGATGATTCTGGGCTTCACGCAACTCAATCTTGGCGCTCAAAATCAAAACCAAACATTGTCACAACAAGGGCTAGAAGCTGCCCAGAAAACATGCCGCAACTGCCACCGAACCTACCGTTCTCGATGGTAA
- a CDS encoding GFA family protein has product MKGISGRCLCGEVRYTCSKPVVMAGYCQCKDCQKLSGTGHTANIAVPKGSLSFVGELAYHQKQADSGNTITRGFCPKCGSHIYASNNGMSEFEFIRAGSLDDLELFKPSMVVYASSGASWDHLSQELPKFDKMPEL; this is encoded by the coding sequence ATGAAAGGGATCTCGGGAAGATGTTTATGCGGGGAAGTACGTTATACCTGCTCGAAACCTGTAGTGATGGCAGGGTATTGTCAGTGTAAAGACTGCCAGAAACTGAGTGGTACAGGGCACACTGCCAATATAGCGGTACCTAAAGGCAGTTTAAGTTTTGTTGGTGAACTCGCGTATCATCAAAAGCAAGCCGACAGTGGTAATACCATTACACGTGGTTTTTGCCCAAAGTGTGGCTCACATATCTACGCGTCAAACAACGGTATGTCAGAATTTGAGTTTATTAGGGCGGGCAGTCTGGATGATTTGGAGTTATTTAAACCGTCGATGGTGGTTTATGCATCCAGCGGAGCTTCATGGGATCACCTTTCACAGGAACTCCCTAAGTTTGACAAGATGCCCGAGCTTTAA